The Brachyspira hyodysenteriae ATCC 27164 sequence AGGTGCTGATATAAATTTAGAAGACGGATACGGATATACTCCTTTAATAATAGCAATGAAGTATCGTAATATTGGTTTAGCTAAAGATATTATTGATTTGAAGCCGGATTTAAATGCTATATGTTCAGCAACAGGAGATACTCCTTTAACATATTTAGTAGATAAAGTGAAATTTGGATCAGATATTTGTTATTATTTGATAAAAAATGGTGCTGATGTAAATAAAAAAAATAATAACGGAGATACTCCATTAATAGTTTCCGTACAAAATTTTATTTTAAGTTATGGTATGTTAGGAGTTCTTATAAATATGGGTGCTGATTATAACATTAAAAACAAAGAAGGAAAAACAGCTATGGATATTGTTATAGAAAAAGATGACAAAGCAACACTTCATCATTTAAATAATCCTGATGATTTAGAATACTATCTTACTATATAAAAAATAATAAAATAAAAAAGTGCATGCATTATATATGTATGCACTTTTTTTATTGTTAAAAATATTTTTTAATTGAAATTTTAATTATTCTAATCTATAATGCGAAAACGACAATACATACAGAGGGTACTATATGAAAAATGTTATTTCTATAATTGCAGCATTTATTTTAATTACTGCTGTAATTTCATGCGGAGGCGGAAACAAAGAAACGGATCAAACATCACAAAACAACAATACACAATCTCAAAATATTCAAACTAATACTTCACAAACAAATAATCAAAAAGAATTCTTTGATATGAAATATGTTTATAAAGGTATTAGAGCAGATAAAGCTAAATTTGATGAAAAGCTTAAAAAATTAAGAGAAAATAATGAATATGCAAAAAGGAATTTTGATTTTCTTAATAGGAAATTTTCAAATGATGATGAAAGAAAAAAATATTCTATAGAGTTTATATCAAATGTTAATTATGCTGCATTAGATCTAGAATTCTTAATAAGCTGGGGAAGCTGGGGGATATATAGTGAAGTTGAAGATTATTATGCTGTTGGATATTTATATGTTGATCAAAATTTAGCATTAAAAAAAGCAAGAGAAGAATTATTAAAATTAAATAAAAAAGATGCTGATGTTTATTTAGCTTTATTCTTATCTCATTTTGCTTGCGATTCGCTTTATTATTTTGAAAAAGAGAAAAAATATTTAACAGAATGGAAAAAAGCAGGCGGTACTAATATATCTATGATGATAGCAAAGTATGATGATGATAATGCTTACAGCAATAAAATGAAATTAGTTAATTATATAATAGAAGCTCCTGATTCTTTAAGAGCAGAAAAATTAGTTGCTGATGCTTATAAAGATAATTTCTATAGATACATTGTAAAAGATAATGGATATATAGATTTATTCAATGAAAATAATTATTCTTTAACTTCAATTGAATTGGAAGGTACAGCCCGTTTATCTTCAGTAAAAATAGCAGAAGAAATAGGCAATACAAATATAATAAACAAATATATAAAAACTTATATAAATAATAGATTAGCTAATGATGATATACAAGACTATTTAGAATATTATCAAAATTATTACAATATTAATGCCGTTTATTGTTATGACGGTTGGAATAACCTTAATTTACTTGAGTTTAAAAAGAATACATTTTTAATTGAAAGCACTATGAAAGGATTAGTAAATATGCATTATTATAATCCTGAGTTTATAAAAGATAATTTATATGCTTCATTTAAAGAAATAAAAAATTATAATTTCAGACTTGGAGATATAGATAAAGTAAAATCTGCTGAAATTAATTCAATTTCTACAAATGATTTGAAAGATTATACTAAATACTCCAAATTTATAGATTCAGGCAGCTTTGATATAAAACAATATTCATCTCATGTAGCTAGCAACATGTATTACCCTTTGCATAGCGTATCTTTCTTCTTATGTGATATCAATAATGACGGCAAAGAAGAATTAATGCTTTCAGGAGAATATACGAGTTCTGCAGGAAGAGGCGGTATAGCACATTATACTTTACTTTTAAAAGATAATTTGGAAATAGATTTTGATTCAGAAATAGGACAGTTTATTAATTATCGCAGTTTTCAAGATTTGGGATGTACTCAAAAAATATACACAGAAAATGGTAAAAATAAAATGATTTTATTGGATACTCTTAATAATGAAGCATATGATATATTTATTGATAATAATGAAATAAAGAATGCAGAAGTTTTTGATTATATTACATATAGTTATCAGCCAAAATTGGAATGGAAAGGAAGTATACTTAATGGAGTACCTGAAGGAGCTTTAAAAACTGATGCAAGTTTTGATATGTCTAAAGCAGAGAATGCATCAGACAAAGCAATAGTGTCTGACAGAACTTTGAGAGTAGCTGATAAACTTATAAGCGATGCGTATTTTGCTAAAAGGGCTACTTTAGATAAACAAGGTCAGGAAGAATTATTGGAGCGAAGAAGAGCAGAAATAAAAGCCATTCAGGAAGCAAAAGGAGATATTAAAGCAATAGAAGCTGAAATGCTTAAAATTTTGGGTATACAATAATTTTTAATAGTTTCAATAAAAGTGCTTGCATATTTTTTATATGTATGCACTTTTTTATTAATATTTTATAATTGAAATTTTGATAATTTTAATTTATTATACAAAAATCAAAATACATATGGACGGTTTACTATGAAAAATGTTATTTCTATAATTACAGCATTTATTTTAATGATTGCTATAATTTCATGCGGAGGCGGAAACAAAGAAGCAAATCAAACATCACAAAATACCAACTCTCAAACTTCATCAGACAATCAAACTAAACAAACAGATAATCAAAAAGAATTCTTTGATATGAAATATGTTTATAAAGGTGTTAGAGTAGATAAAGCTAAATTTGACGAAGAGCTTAAAAATTTAAGAGAAAATGATGAATATGCAAAAAGGAATTTTGATTTTCTTAATAAGAAATTTGCAAATGATGATGAAAGAAAAAAATATTCTATAGAGTTTATATCAAATGTTAATTATGATCCATTTAGTGAAACATTCAGCACTTGGGATAAATATAATGAAGATTTGACAGATTATTATGCTGATGAACATTTATATGTTGATCAAAATTTAGCATTAAAAAAGGCAAGAGAAGAATTATTAAAATTAAATAAAAAAGATGCTGATGTTTATTTAGCTTTGTTCTTATCTCATTTTGCTTGCGATTCGCTTTATTATTTTGAAGAAGAAAAAAAGTATTTAACAGAATGGAAAAAAGCAGGCGGTACTAATATATCTATGATGATAGCAAAGTATGATGATGATAATGCTTACAGCAATAAAATGAAATTAGTTGATTATATAATAGAAGCTCCTGATTCTTTAAGAGCAGAAAAATTAGTTGCTGATGCTTATAACAATGGTTTCTCTAGATATATTGCAAAAAATAATGGATATATAGATTTATTTAATGAAAATAATTATTCTTTAAGTTCAATTGAATTGGAAGGTACAGCTAAAGTAGCTTCAGTAAATATAGTACCGGAAATACTTAATACAAATATAATAAATAAATATTTAAAAACTTATGTTACAAATAGACTCAGCGATGATAAATTATATTTTGATGATGCGGAGTATTTTAGAAATTATTATGATCATAATAATGAAGATGCTTATGACGGATGGAATGGACTTAGTTTTCTTCAGTTTAAAAAAAATACATTCTTAATTGAATCAAGAGTAAATATGCATTATTATAATCCTGAGTTTATGAATGATCATATATATGCTTCATTTGAAGAGGTAACAACTTATAATTTCAGACTTGGAGATATAGATGAAGTAGAATCTGCTAAAATTAATTCAATTTCTACAAATGATTTGAAAGATTATACTAAAGGCTCCAAATTTATAAGTTTCGGTAAATTTGATGGAGAAAAATATTTGGAGTATATAGATGAAACAATGGGTTGGCGTATATATTTTCCATCTTTCTTTTTATGCGATATCAATAATGACGGTAAAGAAGAATTAATGCTTTCAGGGGATTATGATTATGGCGGAGGAAGAGGCGGTACAGTGAATTTTACTTTACTTTTGAAAGAGAATTTGGAAGTAGATTTTGATTCAGAAATAGGACAGCTTATTAATAATAAGGATTTTCAGGATTTAAATAGAATTCAAAAAATATATACTGAAGACGGTAAAAATAAAATGTTTTTGTTAAATGAAGCTTCTAGTGAGGCTTTGGATATATTCATTGATAATAATGAAATAAAGAACGCAGATTATTTTAATTATATCACGTATAGTTATCAGCCTAAATTAGAATGGAAAGGAAGTATACTTGACGGAGTACCTGAAGGAGCTTTAAAAACTGATGCCAGCTTTGATATGTCTAAAGCAGAAAATGCATCAGACAAAGCTATAGTATCAGACAGAAGTTTGAGAATGGCTGATAAACTTATAAGCGATGCATATTTTGCTAAAAAGGCTACTTTGGATAAACAAGGTCAGGAAGAATTATTGGAGCAAAGAAGAGCAGAAATAAAAACTATTCAGGAAGCAAAAGGAGATATTAAAACAATAGAAGCTGAGATGCTTAAAATTTTAAACATACAATAATTTTTAATAGTTTTAATAAAAGTGCATGCATATTTTTTATATGTATGCACTTTTTTTATTGTTAAAAATATTTCTAATTGAAATTTTAATTATTCTAATTTATAATGCGAAAACAATAATACATACATGGGGTACTATATGAAAAATGTTATTTCTATAATTACAGCATTTATTTTAATGATTGCTATAATTTCATGCGGAGGCGGAAACAAAGAAACAAATCAATCAGAACAAAATACTCAAACTAATCAAACATCACAAAACAACAATGCACAAAATACTCAAACCAATACTTCACAAACAAATAATCAAAAAGAATTCTTTGATATGAAATATGTTTATAAAGGTGTTAGAGTAGATAAAGCTAAATTTGATGAAGAGCTTAAAAATTTAAGAGAAAATAATGAAAAGGCAAAAAGAAATTTCGATTTTCTTAATAGGAAATTTGCAAATGATGATGAAAGAAAAAAATATTCTATAGAGTTTATATCAAATGTTAATTTTAATTATTATCCATTTAGTGAAACATTCAGCAGTTGGGAGATATATAATGAAGATTTGACAGATTATTATGCTGATGAATATTTATATGTAGATCAGAATTTAGCATTAAAAAAGGCAAGAGAAGAATTATTAAAATTAAATAAAAAAGATGCTGATGTTTATTTAGCTTTGTTCTTATCGCATTTTGCTTGCGATTCGCTTTATTATTTTGAAGAAGAAAAAAAGTATTTAACAGAATGGAAAAAAGCAGGCGGAACTAATATATCTATGATAATAGCAAAGTATGATGGTGATAATGCTTACAGCAATAAAATGAAATTAGTTGATTATATAATAGAAGCTCCTGATTCTTTAAGGGCGGAAAAATTAGTTGCTGATGCTTATAACAATGGTTTCTCTAGATATATTGCAAAAAATAATGGATATATAGATTTATTTAATGAAAATAATTATTCTTTAAGTTCAATTGAATTTGGAGGTACAGCTCATATAGCTTCAGTAAATATAGTACCGGAAATACTTAATACAAATATAATAAATAAATATTTAAAAACATATGTTACAAACATACTCAGCAATGATAAATTATATTTTGATGATGCGGAGTATTTTAGAAATTATTATGGAATTGATTTGATGGAGTATTATGACGGATGGAATAGACTTAGTTTTCTTCAGTTTAAGAAAAATACATTCTTAATTGAAAGCACTATGAATGGACCAGTAAATATACATTATTATAATCCTGAGTTTATGAATGATCATATATATGCTTCATTTGAAGAAATAAAAACTTATAATTTCAGACTTGGAGATATAAATAAAGTAGAATCTGCTGAAATTAATTCAATTTCTACAAATGATTTGAAAGATTATACTAAAGGCTCCAAATTTATAAGTTTCGGTAAATTTGATGGAGAAAAATATTTGGAGTATATAGATGAAACAATGGGTTGGCGTATATATTTTCCATCTTTCTTTTTATGCGATATCAATAATGACGGTAAAGAAGAATTAATGCTTTCAGGGGATTATGATTATGGCGGAGGAAGAGGCGGTACAGTGAATTTTACTTTACTTTTGAAAGAGAATTTGGAAGTAGATTTTGATTCAGAAATAGGACAGCTTATTAATAATAAGGATTTTCAGGATTTAAATAGAATTCAAAAAATATATACTGAAGACGGTAAAAATAAAATGTTTTTGTTAAATGAAGCTTCTAGTGAGGCTTTGGATATATTCATTGATAATAATGAAATAAAGAATGCAGATTATTTTAATTATATCACGTATAGTTATCAGCCCAAATTGGAATGGAAAGGAAGTATACTTGACGGAGTACCTGAAGGAGCTTTAAAAACTGATGCGAGCTTTGACATGTCTAAAGCAGAAAATGCATCAGACAAAGCAATAGTGTCCGATAGAACTTTAAGAATGGCTGATAAACTTATAAGCGATGCATATTTTGCTAAAAAGTCTACTTTGGATAAACAAGGTCAGGAAGAATTATTGGAGCAAAGAAGAGCAGAAATAAAAACTATTCAGGAAGCAAAAGGCGATATTAAAGCAATAGAAGCTGAAATGCTTAAGATTTTGAACATACAATAAAATAAATCAATCCCTTATATTTTAATATTAAACTATATTAATAATATAAGGGATTAATTATGCTAAAATATATAAAAAAATTCAATCTATTATATTTTTCAAATCCTTTATTATAGTATCTATATTCGATAACTGCAAAGCAGAATAATTCTTCAATTTATTTGCTATATATAAAAGCTTCTTAGTTTTCTCTATATGATCATAACTAAATAATATGCCTATAGGTACATTTAAAGCATTAGCTATTTTATTTAAATTTGTTATAGATATATTTCTTTTTCCTACCTCAACACTTTGAAGATATTTAGCTGATATTCCTGACATTTCTGCTATTTCAGATATTGTTTTAGTCTGTGATTTTCTTATAGCTCTTATATTATTTCCTACAGAAGATATAAGTTCATCATCATCTCTCAGTCTCTCTTTATTAGCATTATTTTCTTCTTTACTATCACTTAGAATATTATTATAAAAAGGTTTCTTCAAATTCGTAGTAAGCATACTCAAACCTCCGCATTATGTCTGTATTTATCAAACATACCATCTTCTCTAAAACTATAAAAAGAATTGCCAGCAACTATAATATGATCAAGCATTTTTATATCCACCATTAAAAATGCTTTATATAAAACCTTTGTAATTTCAATATCTTCTTTTGAAGGTTTGGATATACCAGATGGGTGATTATGAGATATTATAACATAACTTGCTCCTAGTGATAATGATTTTTCTACTAAATCTCTTGGATATATAGTGGCAGAATCTATTGTGCCTCTGAATATATGATCCATAGATATGAATCTTTTATTACATCTAAACATATAATAGAAAAAGTTTCGAATTTTAATTTTCCTAATTTTATAATAAGATAATTAATTAAATCTTTTTTCTTTATATGAGGAGAAGCAATTTTTAAACTGCTGAGTAAATAATATTCCAAAATAGAAGGAATACTTTTTATCAGATTAATCTTTTTTGAATTAAGACCTTTAACTTTTGACAGTTCCTCTTCTGAAGCATTGACTATATTATGCAGATTGTAGAAATTATAATAAAGCTTTTCTACTATAGTATTCGCCTTATCTAAAGATATGCCATTGGATATAATTGAGGCTAATATTTGCTTTTCATTTGTTATATCGGCATTGGGATTTTCTAAGGCATTACTAAATTTTGTATTATCATTATAAAAATCATTATACATACGCATTTCCTTAATAAATTATAGTATAGCCTTAGTTAAACAAATTATTTTTTAAAAATAAGCCATTTGTTAAAGAAAATAAACAGTATATATTTAACTTTTATAACTTTTTTAAAAAAATTATCATTAATATAAAAAAATTATAATTTTATTTTTTAGTTTTATTAACATGTTGTTTTTAATAGTACTATTTATATTTTATAATATTTGAAATTTACAGACTATTATTCTATTGATCATTGAATATAAAAACGCCCAAGACCTTGCCTAAACAAAGCCTTGGACTAAACACTATATTAAAAAACTATCCTATGGATCAAAACTATATAATACCTGCTATTCTTCCAGCAATCTGATAGAAAGCAAAACTTACTACCCAAGCAACTGTCAGTGTATAAATCATTAAGAAAGGTATCCATTTATTACCTATCTCAGAACCTATAACGCCAATAGAAGCAAAACAAGGGAAATAAAGCAGTACAAAAAGAAGTAATGTATATGCCACTACAGGATTAAATACAGGGTCATTCTGTAATGATTCAGTAAGAACTGTTTCATCTCCATCTTCTATAGATTTAATCTGTGCTATAGTAGAAACTAATACCTCTTTAGCAGCACCTCCAGCAACAAGCCCAATACCTATTCTCCAATCGAAACCTAAAGGCTTTAATACTGGTTCTATAAATGTACCTATCTTACCAGCATAACTATTTCTTAAACCTTCAGAAGCAACTAATCTGTCATATTCAGCAGTGATAACTTCTTCATCATTAGCATCCAATCCTTGACTAACAGCCAATGATTTAGCTTCCTGCATAAGTCTTGCATTATCCTCATCAGTAGGCTTATATTGAGGGAATGTCATTAAAGCCCATATTATAACAGAAGCAGCAAATACATAAGTACCGGCTTTCTTAATATACATCCAGCCTCTGTCAAACATATGTCTTAATACAGCCTTAGCTCTTGGTATTCTATATGGAGGAAGTTCCATTACGAAAGGAGTTTCCTCACCTTTGAAGAATGCTTTTCTGAATATGAATGCCATTATAAATGCCATCAATACACCAATCATATATATACTAAACATCACAGAAGCAGCCATTTTAGGAGCAAAAAAAGCACCTATAAACAATATATAAACAGGAAGTCTTGCACCGCAGCTCATAAATGTTGTAATCAATATTGTAACTACCCTATCCTTTTTACTTCTCAATGTTCTAGCTGCCATAACTGCAGGTATTGTACATCCGAAACCTAAGAAAAGAGGTATGAATGACTGACCATGCAAGCCTAATTTATGCATTATCTTATCCATTAGGAAAGCAGCTCTAGCCATATAACCGCAGTCTTCTAAGAATGAAATTCCTGTGAATAATATCAATACTAATGGTAAGAATGATAGTACTGCCCCTACACCGCCTATAACACCGTCAACAACAACAGACTGTATCAAACTGCCTTCAGGAAGCAAGCTGCCTACAAAACCAGATAATGCCCCTATTCCTGTTTCAAGCCAGCCCTGAGGATAAGCTCCTACAGTAAATGTTACTTTAAATATCAGCCATAATACAACTAAAAATATTGGAAGTCCAAGCCATTTATTCAAAAATATTACATCGGCAGCCTCTGTAAAATTGAATGCCTGTATATTATCTTTATGAACAGCTTCCTGTAAAGCTCCTCTTATATATGAGTATCTTTTATCAGCCATTATAGAATCTGTTTTTGCATTCATAGAAGTTTCTAATTTTATTATCTCTTTATTTAATACTTCTATTACCTCGCCGCCATTATTACATTCTCTTCTTATAGAGTGAATTGCCCTTTCATCTTTTTCTAAAGTTTTAATAGCAAGCCATCTCTTATGAAGCTCGCTTATATCTCCATGCATAGTATCTACAATATTCTTGATAGAGTTTTCTACTTCCTCTCCGTATCTTATAGCAGAATCTCTATGAAGCTTATTTCCGGAAGTATGCATCTTTTCTATTTCATCTAATATTCTTACAACGCTTTCATATTTATTTCCATGAACTTTCATCACAGGGAATTTAAAAAGTTCACTTAAATTCTTTTCATCTATTTTAATACCATTCTTTTCAGCATGCTCATACATATTAAGTACGCATACAATAGGAATACCCAACTCTACAAGCTGTAATGTAAGATAAAGATTTCTTTCTAAATTTGTAGAGTCTATAACATTTATTATAAAATCAGGCTTCTCATTAAGAAGAACATCGCATGCCACTACCTCATCTTGAGAATAAGCACTTAAACTATAAACACCAGGCAAATCTATTAAATCATAAGTGTATCCATTATAAAGCATATTAGCCTGTCTTTTTTCTACTGTTACACCCGGATAATTAGCAACTTTATAATTAGCACCTGTTAAAGCATTGAATATAGTTGTTTTTCCAGAATTCGGATTTCCTGCTAAAGCTATCTTGAATTTAGTATTATTAGAAGGAACTTTTATTTTCTTTGCTATATCAGATTTACTTTCAATTAAAGTATCATCTTCATCTTTCACATCTTTATGTTCTATAGGCTTTAATACTCTTTCCTTTTTTATTTCTACATTTGATTTAGCAACTTCTATTCCATTAGCCTCTGATTTTCTAAGAGAAATTTCATAGTCCATAATATGAACTTGTATAGGATCACCTAAAGGTGCTTTTCTAACTACCCAGCCTTTTGCTCCAGGAGTGAATCCCATTTCTATAATTCTTTGTCTAATCTCACCATCAGTGGCCACTTTATCAACAACAAAACCTTCTTCAATATCTAATTCTGTTAGTTTCATAAATAACTATCTCCTTTATATATTTTACAACAGAAATTAATAGACACTTACAAAGTGTTTGTATATTCTAACATTTAAAATAAAATTGTCAATAGAGTAAAATATATTTTTGTTATTTTATTACACAAAAAGTAACAAATCATCAATTATTTTTTACTTCCTATAACCATACTTATAGTAGAAAGTATTATTAAAATAGAACCTATAATAATATTAATTGTCAGAGACTCTTTATATATAAAAATAGATGCAACAACTGTAGTAGCAGGTTCAAACATGTTAAGTATAGATGCTAAAGAAGAACCCAATCTCTTAACTCCGTAAAGTAAAAGTCCAAGAGAAAATATTGTACATACTAAAGATATTACAGCAAAATTCCAAAACACATATAAATTATTAAGAACTTGTAAAGAACCTGTAAACATTCCAGCTATAAAAAAAGCAATAGATACAAATAAAGACATATAGAAAAGCGAAACCATGGTATCAACTTCAGAAAAGCTGCATTTTTTGTTAGCTATTATATAAGATCCGTAAGTAATAGTAGTTATTAATGCATATATTACCCCTAAAAATGACTCTACTTCTACAACCTGAGTAAGAAGTACTATTCCAACAACAGCAAATATTATAGAAAGAATTTTTAATATATTAGCTTTTTCTTTAAACATAAATATCATCACAAGCAGAACTATAACAGGATATCCAAAATGTATCATATTGCTTAGTCCGGCAGATATATATAATAATGATTGAGATAAAAAGAAGAATGTAAGACCAAGCCCTATTATACTAAATATAAATAATTCTATAAACTGTCTTTTTGTTATTTTAAAACTTTTTTTAGTAACAAGAATAATTATAAATAAAAAAATTGCTGTTAGAAAATATCTGTAAAAAACTATAGAAAGCGAAGAGTAATTATAGGCAATAATATTCTTAACAAAAATAGGAAGAAATCCATAAGCAATAGAGCCTATTATAACTAATAAAATATTTAACATTGAAGTCCTCTATAATAATAAATGTAATAAAATAAATATTTAGAATAAAAATAAGAATAAAAAATCATTTAAATAAATGAAAAAGAAAATTATAACTGCATATGATAACCCTAAAATAATTATAGTTGTTTAATAATATATTATATTTTTAATAAATCAATATAAATAATAGCATTATTTTTTATAATTTTTTTTGAGCTTAATACATACTTCATAATTTAATTTATAAAATTCTTCTTTTGAATAAAAATTAGAATATTTTTTTTGATACATTAAATCCACATTACAAATATCGGGTCTATTGTCATATATAGAGCATTTATTATCTTCTGTTAAATATATACATTCCCCATTGCCATTATCATATTTTTGAAGCTGCGGTACATGTTTAATATTTTTACAGCATATACCGCAGCAATCACAATCAAATTTCATTATAATTTGCAAGTCTCTAATAATCTTGTAGACTCTTCACTAATAGAGCCATTATCTGTTAATATAGGAGTATCTAATATAGCTTTAATAGTCTGAGTCAATTTTATATTGCTTGCCACAACTTTTTTAGCATCTTCACTATATGAGCTATAATCAGTTCCAAACTCATCAATAACTTCTTCTAAATTATCAATAGCTTTACTGTATAATGAATCAACTCTTATAAGAAGTCTTTCAAACATTTGAGCTCTTCTTCTTATAAAATTAGTAGATACTCTTAAAGTTTCAAGCTCTTCTGATATTTTATTTGCTTCAGCTAAATTAGAATATGCATCATCAAGTTTTTTAGAAGAAGCCCCCAAAGTAACAAATCCCATAACAGCAAGAGCAGGACCAGCAACAAGTCCTCCTAAAACAGCCATTCCTCCAGCCATTCCTAATCCTCCTGCTGCCAAAGATCCTCCACCTAAAAATGCTAAAGTAGCATTAGTAGCAGCAACTCCAGATAAACTAGCAATAGCAGTACCTGTTGAAGCAGCTCCAAATGCCATAGTTGCACTATAAGCACCAAAAGCAGCCAAAGCACCAGCACCAACTCCACCTATTCCTCCAGCTAACATGGATGTTACCTGTAAAGAAGATTCTTTTAATTCATCAAAATATGCTTTATCAAATTTTAATTTATTTATCTCATCAATACCTACAGAATCTGATATATCAACATTTTTTAGTTTTTCAAAAGAATCAATAAATCTTTTAATAGAAACATCAAATACATAAATTTTTTCTCTTCCCAAAGCCTCTAAAGAATAGAATGTAGCCTCTCTAGATTTATCCAAATTATCTTTTGCTGTATCTATAGTTGAATTAGCTAAAGCATTAATATCATTAGCTTCACTATTATTCATAAAACCTTTTACTCCTGCACCAACTCCTGCTGCTGCAGTACCTATTGCTATTGCT is a genomic window containing:
- a CDS encoding lysozyme inhibitor LprI family protein; amino-acid sequence: MKNVISIIAAFILITAVISCGGGNKETDQTSQNNNTQSQNIQTNTSQTNNQKEFFDMKYVYKGIRADKAKFDEKLKKLRENNEYAKRNFDFLNRKFSNDDERKKYSIEFISNVNYAALDLEFLISWGSWGIYSEVEDYYAVGYLYVDQNLALKKAREELLKLNKKDADVYLALFLSHFACDSLYYFEKEKKYLTEWKKAGGTNISMMIAKYDDDNAYSNKMKLVNYIIEAPDSLRAEKLVADAYKDNFYRYIVKDNGYIDLFNENNYSLTSIELEGTARLSSVKIAEEIGNTNIINKYIKTYINNRLANDDIQDYLEYYQNYYNINAVYCYDGWNNLNLLEFKKNTFLIESTMKGLVNMHYYNPEFIKDNLYASFKEIKNYNFRLGDIDKVKSAEINSISTNDLKDYTKYSKFIDSGSFDIKQYSSHVASNMYYPLHSVSFFLCDINNDGKEELMLSGEYTSSAGRGGIAHYTLLLKDNLEIDFDSEIGQFINYRSFQDLGCTQKIYTENGKNKMILLDTLNNEAYDIFIDNNEIKNAEVFDYITYSYQPKLEWKGSILNGVPEGALKTDASFDMSKAENASDKAIVSDRTLRVADKLISDAYFAKRATLDKQGQEELLERRRAEIKAIQEAKGDIKAIEAEMLKILGIQ
- a CDS encoding lysozyme inhibitor LprI family protein, whose translation is MKNVISIITAFILMIAIISCGGGNKEANQTSQNTNSQTSSDNQTKQTDNQKEFFDMKYVYKGVRVDKAKFDEELKNLRENDEYAKRNFDFLNKKFANDDERKKYSIEFISNVNYDPFSETFSTWDKYNEDLTDYYADEHLYVDQNLALKKAREELLKLNKKDADVYLALFLSHFACDSLYYFEEEKKYLTEWKKAGGTNISMMIAKYDDDNAYSNKMKLVDYIIEAPDSLRAEKLVADAYNNGFSRYIAKNNGYIDLFNENNYSLSSIELEGTAKVASVNIVPEILNTNIINKYLKTYVTNRLSDDKLYFDDAEYFRNYYDHNNEDAYDGWNGLSFLQFKKNTFLIESRVNMHYYNPEFMNDHIYASFEEVTTYNFRLGDIDEVESAKINSISTNDLKDYTKGSKFISFGKFDGEKYLEYIDETMGWRIYFPSFFLCDINNDGKEELMLSGDYDYGGGRGGTVNFTLLLKENLEVDFDSEIGQLINNKDFQDLNRIQKIYTEDGKNKMFLLNEASSEALDIFIDNNEIKNADYFNYITYSYQPKLEWKGSILDGVPEGALKTDASFDMSKAENASDKAIVSDRSLRMADKLISDAYFAKKATLDKQGQEELLEQRRAEIKTIQEAKGDIKTIEAEMLKILNIQ
- a CDS encoding lysozyme inhibitor LprI family protein, with translation MKNVISIITAFILMIAIISCGGGNKETNQSEQNTQTNQTSQNNNAQNTQTNTSQTNNQKEFFDMKYVYKGVRVDKAKFDEELKNLRENNEKAKRNFDFLNRKFANDDERKKYSIEFISNVNFNYYPFSETFSSWEIYNEDLTDYYADEYLYVDQNLALKKAREELLKLNKKDADVYLALFLSHFACDSLYYFEEEKKYLTEWKKAGGTNISMIIAKYDGDNAYSNKMKLVDYIIEAPDSLRAEKLVADAYNNGFSRYIAKNNGYIDLFNENNYSLSSIEFGGTAHIASVNIVPEILNTNIINKYLKTYVTNILSNDKLYFDDAEYFRNYYGIDLMEYYDGWNRLSFLQFKKNTFLIESTMNGPVNIHYYNPEFMNDHIYASFEEIKTYNFRLGDINKVESAEINSISTNDLKDYTKGSKFISFGKFDGEKYLEYIDETMGWRIYFPSFFLCDINNDGKEELMLSGDYDYGGGRGGTVNFTLLLKENLEVDFDSEIGQLINNKDFQDLNRIQKIYTEDGKNKMFLLNEASSEALDIFIDNNEIKNADYFNYITYSYQPKLEWKGSILDGVPEGALKTDASFDMSKAENASDKAIVSDRTLRMADKLISDAYFAKKSTLDKQGQEELLEQRRAEIKTIQEAKGDIKAIEAEMLKILNIQ
- a CDS encoding helix-turn-helix domain-containing protein; this encodes MLTTNLKKPFYNNILSDSKEENNANKERLRDDDELISSVGNNIRAIRKSQTKTISEIAEMSGISAKYLQSVEVGKRNISITNLNKIANALNVPIGILFSYDHIEKTKKLLYIANKLKNYSALQLSNIDTIIKDLKNIID
- a CDS encoding JAB domain-containing protein, encoding MDHIFRGTIDSATIYPRDLVEKSLSLGASYVIISHNHPSGISKPSKEDIEITKVLYKAFLMVDIKMLDHIIVAGNSFYSFREDGMFDKYRHNAEV
- a CDS encoding Mov34/MPN/PAD-1 family protein; this encodes MYNDFYNDNTKFSNALENPNADITNEKQILASIISNGISLDKANTIVEKLYYNFYNLHNIVNASEEELSKVKGLNSKKINLIKSIPSILEYYLLSSLKIASPHIKKKDLINYLIIKLGKLKFETFSIICLDVIKDSYLWIIYSEAQ